A part of Synechococcus sp. KORDI-49 genomic DNA contains:
- a CDS encoding allophycocyanin — protein MSIVSNSIINADAEARYLSPGELDQIKAFVTGGQRRLRVAQVLSESRERIVKQAGGQLFQKRPDVISPGGNAYGEEMTATCLRDMDYYLRLVTYGIVAGDVTPIEEIGVIGAKELYRSLGTPLEAMAEAVREMKTAAMGLLTGADAEEAGTYFDYVVGALS, from the coding sequence ATGAGCATCGTCTCCAACTCGATCATCAACGCGGACGCCGAAGCCCGCTATCTCAGCCCTGGCGAACTCGACCAGATCAAGGCCTTCGTGACCGGCGGACAACGTCGTCTTCGCGTCGCCCAGGTTCTGAGCGAGAGCCGTGAGCGCATCGTGAAGCAGGCCGGCGGCCAGCTGTTCCAGAAGCGCCCTGACGTCATCTCTCCCGGCGGCAACGCCTACGGCGAAGAGATGACCGCCACCTGCCTGCGCGACATGGATTACTACCTGCGCCTGGTGACCTACGGCATCGTTGCCGGCGACGTGACCCCGATCGAAGAGATCGGCGTGATCGGCGCCAAGGAGCTCTACCGCTCCCTGGGCACTCCCCTCGAAGCCATGGCCGAAGCCGTGCGTGAGATGAAGACCGCCGCCATGGGTCTGCTGACCGGCGCCGACGCCGAGGAAGCCGGCACCTACTTCGATTACGTGGTGGGCGCTCTGTCCTGA
- the apcB gene encoding allophycocyanin subunit beta yields the protein MQDAITNVINKSDVQGLYLDTASMSNLESYFASGELRVRAAATISANASAIIRDAVAKALLYSDITRPGGNMYTTRRYAACIRDLDYYLRYSTYAMLAGDTSILDERVLNGLKETYNSLGVPIGATVQAIQAMKEVTAGLVGPDAGKEMGVYFDYICSGLGN from the coding sequence ATGCAAGACGCCATCACCAACGTCATCAACAAGTCCGACGTCCAGGGCCTGTACCTGGACACGGCTTCGATGAGCAATCTCGAGTCCTACTTCGCCAGCGGTGAACTGCGCGTGCGCGCCGCCGCCACCATCAGCGCCAACGCCTCCGCGATCATCCGCGACGCCGTGGCCAAGGCTCTGCTGTACTCGGACATCACCCGTCCGGGCGGCAACATGTACACCACCCGCCGCTACGCCGCCTGCATCCGCGACCTGGACTACTACCTGCGGTATTCCACCTACGCGATGCTCGCCGGCGACACCTCGATCCTCGACGAACGTGTGCTGAACGGCCTCAAGGAGACCTACAACTCCCTGGGTGTGCCCATCGGCGCCACCGTTCAGGCCATCCAGGCCATGAAGGAAGTCACCGCTGGCCTGGTCGGCCCTGACGCCGGCAAGGAAATGGGCGTGTATTTCGACTACATCTGCTCCGGCCTCGGCAATTGA
- a CDS encoding phycobilisome linker polypeptide: protein MRLFKVTACIPSPEKVRTQRELQNTFFTKWVPYDSWFAEQQRIQKQGGRIIKVELCTGGRQVNVGN, encoded by the coding sequence ATGCGGTTGTTCAAAGTCACCGCCTGCATCCCCAGCCCTGAAAAGGTGCGGACGCAGCGCGAATTGCAGAACACCTTCTTCACCAAGTGGGTGCCTTACGACAGCTGGTTTGCTGAGCAACAGCGCATTCAGAAGCAGGGAGGCCGCATCATCAAGGTCGAGCTCTGCACCGGCGGCCGTCAGGTCAACGTCGGCAACTGA
- a CDS encoding TlyA family RNA methyltransferase: MASKQRLDLQLLTRGLAVSRQQAQQLIRAGKVRDGAGQLLDKPGVEVSDDLELQVEQPPRFVSRGGEKLLAGLEAFPIVVDGRVCLDGGISTGGFTDCLLQHGASRVYGVDVGYGQTAWSLRTDPRVVLRERTNLRHLEPPQLYGETDPWPSLAVTDVSFISLRLILPALRRLLRPAAERAPEALVLVKPQFEVGKERVGKGGVVRDPAAHRDAIELVMAAATELGWHPQGIVASPLTGPAGNHEYVLWLAEAEAPPLPDLDALVEGTLAKH; this comes from the coding sequence ATGGCGTCAAAACAGCGGCTTGATCTGCAGCTCCTGACGCGCGGTCTGGCGGTCTCGCGTCAGCAGGCGCAGCAGCTGATCCGCGCCGGCAAGGTGCGCGATGGAGCCGGACAGCTGCTCGACAAGCCTGGAGTGGAGGTCTCGGACGACCTGGAGCTGCAGGTGGAGCAGCCGCCCCGGTTCGTCTCCCGCGGCGGCGAAAAACTGCTGGCCGGGCTGGAGGCTTTCCCGATCGTGGTGGATGGGCGCGTGTGCCTGGATGGCGGCATCTCCACCGGCGGCTTCACCGATTGCCTGCTGCAGCACGGAGCCAGCCGGGTCTACGGCGTTGATGTGGGTTATGGCCAAACCGCCTGGAGCTTGCGCACCGATCCACGGGTGGTGCTGCGGGAGCGCACCAACCTGCGCCATCTGGAGCCGCCGCAGCTCTATGGCGAGACCGATCCCTGGCCTTCCTTGGCGGTGACCGATGTGTCGTTCATTTCGCTGCGGTTGATCCTTCCGGCCCTGCGGCGGTTGCTGAGGCCCGCAGCCGAGCGGGCACCGGAGGCACTGGTGCTCGTGAAACCTCAGTTCGAGGTGGGTAAGGAGCGTGTGGGCAAGGGCGGGGTGGTGCGCGACCCGGCGGCCCACCGCGATGCGATTGAGCTGGTGATGGCCGCAGCCACAGAGCTGGGCTGGCACCCCCAAGGGATCGTTGCCTCGCCGCTCACTGGCCCGGCCGGCAACCACGAGTACGTGCTCTGGCTGGCGGAAGCGGAGGCACCGCCGTTGCCGGATCTTGATGCGCTCGTTGAGGGCACGCTCGCCAAGCACTGA
- a CDS encoding FtsW/RodA/SpoVE family cell cycle protein yields MQQEPLVTATVSRRRSARDRVRQRPGLFERLMPLPWELWPAEARLLIGLAACWSLAGLVILGSASWWVALREMGDGAFYVKRQAVWLIASWSLLSLALTTNLRRCLKWSGPALWIGCVMIAATLVMGTTVNGASRWLVLGPLQIQPSELVKPFVVLQAANLFAPWKRIGLDQKLLWLASFGALLLLILKQPNLSTAALMGLTLWMVALAAGLRWRSLLGTAIAGGALGTASILINEYQRLRVVSFLDPWKDPMGDGYQLVQSLLAIGSGGLMGQGYGLSTQKLQYLPIQSTDFIYAVFAEEFGFVGSLMLLLFLMLMAWLGLRVALRCRSNQARLVAIGCCTILVGQSILNIAVASGAMPTTGLPLPLISYGGNSLMSSLVILGLLIRCSLESTGLIGGRASGAPR; encoded by the coding sequence ATGCAGCAGGAGCCCTTGGTCACGGCCACCGTTTCACGCCGACGTTCCGCCCGTGATCGGGTGCGACAGCGTCCGGGGCTGTTCGAACGCCTGATGCCGCTGCCGTGGGAGTTATGGCCGGCGGAAGCCCGGCTGCTGATCGGTCTGGCCGCCTGCTGGAGCCTGGCTGGACTGGTGATTCTCGGTTCCGCCAGCTGGTGGGTGGCCCTGCGGGAGATGGGGGATGGCGCCTTTTATGTGAAGCGGCAGGCGGTGTGGCTGATCGCCAGCTGGAGTCTGCTGAGCCTCGCCCTCACCACCAACCTGCGTCGCTGCCTGAAATGGTCCGGCCCTGCCCTCTGGATCGGCTGCGTGATGATCGCCGCCACGCTGGTGATGGGCACCACGGTGAACGGAGCCAGCCGCTGGCTGGTGCTCGGTCCGCTGCAGATTCAGCCCTCGGAGCTGGTGAAGCCCTTTGTGGTGCTGCAGGCCGCCAATCTGTTCGCCCCCTGGAAACGGATCGGCCTGGATCAGAAGCTGCTCTGGCTGGCGAGCTTCGGCGCGCTGCTGCTGCTCATTCTCAAACAGCCGAACCTGTCCACCGCCGCCCTGATGGGCCTCACCCTCTGGATGGTTGCCCTGGCAGCCGGTCTGCGCTGGCGCAGTCTGCTGGGGACGGCCATCGCCGGCGGCGCACTCGGCACCGCCAGCATCCTGATCAACGAATACCAGCGCCTGCGGGTGGTGTCGTTCCTCGACCCCTGGAAGGACCCGATGGGGGATGGCTACCAGCTGGTGCAGAGCCTGCTGGCGATCGGCTCCGGCGGTCTGATGGGTCAGGGCTACGGCCTCTCGACCCAGAAGCTGCAGTACCTGCCGATCCAGAGCACGGACTTCATCTACGCCGTGTTCGCCGAGGAATTCGGCTTCGTGGGATCGCTGATGCTGCTGCTGTTCCTGATGCTGATGGCCTGGCTGGGGCTGCGGGTGGCGCTGCGCTGCCGCAGCAACCAGGCGCGGCTGGTGGCGATCGGCTGCTGCACGATCCTCGTCGGCCAGTCGATCCTGAACATCGCTGTCGCTTCCGGCGCCATGCCCACCACCGGCCTGCCCCTGCCGCTGATCAGCTATGGCGGTAACTCGCTGATGTCGAGCCTGGTGATCCTGGGGCTGCTGATCCGCTGCTCCCTGGAATCCACCGGCCTGATCGGCGGCCGGGCCAGCGGTGCTCCTCGATAG
- a CDS encoding cytochrome c biogenesis CcdA family protein, whose product MDLLLLSDLAQRSEQLLSSALAQPGPLTLALVFAGGALTSLGPCSLSLLPVTLAYLAGFEDGQTPLRRSLAFCGGIVGALVLLGSLSGLLGRIYGQVPALVPTLVAVLAVVMGLNLLGVLKIPLPAGPDPDSWRQKVPAPLAPVAAGLAFGLAASPCTTPVLAVLLGWIAQSGRPLVGIVLLSSFGFGQVLPLLMAGTFAASVPKLLALRPIGRWVPPVSGVVLLATGLVMLLARWS is encoded by the coding sequence CTGGACCTGCTGCTGCTCTCGGATCTGGCGCAACGCAGTGAGCAGCTGCTGAGCAGTGCCCTGGCGCAGCCCGGTCCACTCACCCTGGCCCTGGTGTTCGCCGGCGGCGCGCTCACCAGCCTGGGGCCCTGTTCCCTGTCTTTGCTGCCAGTGACCCTGGCCTACCTGGCGGGCTTCGAAGATGGTCAGACCCCCCTGCGGCGCAGCCTGGCCTTCTGCGGCGGCATCGTCGGCGCCCTGGTGCTGCTGGGGAGCCTCAGCGGCCTGCTGGGCCGCATCTACGGCCAGGTGCCGGCCCTGGTGCCCACCCTGGTGGCCGTGCTGGCGGTGGTGATGGGCCTCAACCTGCTGGGGGTGCTGAAGATCCCCCTGCCCGCGGGCCCCGATCCCGACAGCTGGCGCCAGAAGGTGCCCGCCCCGCTTGCGCCGGTGGCCGCCGGCCTGGCCTTCGGGCTGGCGGCATCCCCCTGCACCACCCCGGTGCTGGCGGTGCTGCTGGGCTGGATCGCCCAGAGCGGCCGGCCGCTGGTGGGCATCGTGCTGCTGAGCAGCTTCGGGTTCGGACAGGTGCTGCCCTTGCTGATGGCCGGCACCTTCGCCGCCAGCGTCCCCAAGCTGCTGGCGCTGCGGCCGATCGGCCGCTGGGTGCCGCCGGTGAGTGGCGTGGTGCTGCTGGCCACCGGGCTGGTGATGCTGCTGGCGCGCTGGAGCTGA
- a CDS encoding cytochrome c biogenesis protein ResB encodes MRRLAGWLSDLRVAIVLLLLIALASAVGTGIPQGDPPASYVEAYGDTPWLGLLNGEQVLQLQLDHVYSSGWFLALLAWLGLALILCSWRRQWPALQAARRWIDYRTPRQLSKLAIAESRPCPDPAASLERLRAVLSARGWQLQPGDQRLAARKGVAGRVGPLLVHTGMVLLMLGAVWGALAGNRLERFLAPERSLDLLARNGDNQLTITLQNFQVERDTAGRPEQFRSDLLLEGPGERLEREISVNHPLRHRGITIYQADWSLAAIDLQIGGSPVLQLPLQTFPQLGDQVWGIVLPTRPDGTAPVLLSLESEQGPVQVFGENGERIALLRPGGPAEEVRGLPLRVASVLPASGLLLKRDPGVPLVYLGFAVTLLGGGLSLVATRQLWAIADDGQLHVGGLCNRNLAAFAQELPGLLAEAQQG; translated from the coding sequence ATGAGACGTCTGGCCGGCTGGCTCTCGGATCTGCGGGTGGCGATCGTGCTGCTGCTGCTGATCGCCCTGGCCAGCGCCGTGGGCACAGGCATTCCCCAGGGGGATCCACCCGCCAGTTACGTAGAGGCCTACGGCGACACGCCGTGGCTGGGCCTGCTGAACGGCGAGCAGGTACTGCAGCTGCAGCTGGATCACGTGTATTCCAGCGGCTGGTTCCTGGCACTGCTGGCCTGGCTGGGGCTGGCTCTGATCCTCTGCAGCTGGCGGCGGCAATGGCCGGCGCTGCAGGCCGCACGCCGCTGGATCGATTACCGAACGCCGCGGCAACTGAGCAAGCTGGCGATCGCCGAGAGCCGCCCCTGCCCGGACCCTGCGGCGTCCCTCGAGCGGTTGCGGGCGGTGCTGAGCGCGCGGGGCTGGCAGTTGCAGCCAGGAGATCAGCGCCTGGCGGCCCGCAAGGGGGTGGCCGGTCGGGTGGGCCCGTTGCTGGTGCACACCGGCATGGTGCTGCTGATGCTGGGGGCCGTCTGGGGCGCCCTGGCCGGCAACCGGCTGGAGCGCTTCCTGGCGCCGGAGCGCTCCCTGGATCTGCTGGCCCGCAACGGCGACAACCAGCTCACGATCACCCTGCAGAACTTCCAGGTGGAGCGGGATACAGCCGGACGGCCCGAACAGTTCCGATCCGATCTGCTGCTGGAAGGGCCCGGCGAACGGCTGGAACGGGAGATCAGCGTGAACCACCCGCTGCGGCACCGCGGCATCACCATCTATCAGGCGGACTGGTCGCTGGCGGCGATCGATCTGCAGATCGGCGGCAGCCCGGTGCTGCAACTGCCGCTGCAAACCTTCCCGCAACTGGGGGATCAGGTGTGGGGCATCGTGCTGCCCACCCGCCCGGACGGCACGGCCCCGGTGCTGCTGAGCCTCGAGAGCGAGCAGGGGCCGGTGCAGGTGTTCGGGGAGAACGGCGAGCGGATTGCGCTGCTGCGGCCTGGCGGCCCGGCAGAGGAGGTGCGCGGGCTGCCGCTGCGAGTGGCCTCGGTGCTGCCGGCCAGCGGTCTTCTGCTCAAGCGTGATCCCGGCGTGCCACTGGTGTATCTGGGCTTTGCCGTGACGCTGCTGGGAGGTGGCCTCAGCCTGGTGGCCACCCGTCAGCTGTGGGCCATCGCCGACGACGGCCAGCTGCATGTGGGCGGCCTGTGCAACCGCAACCTGGCGGCATTCGCCCAGGAGCTACCCGGGCTGCTGGCGGAGGCTCAGCAGGGCTGA
- the queF gene encoding preQ(1) synthase, translated as MTATDQQTLTPLYGERAIAEAELICFDNPRPGRPYEVSIELPEFTCKCPFSGYPDFAVLRLIYQPGPRVVELKAIKLYVNSYRDQSISHEEVTNRILDDLVAATDPVWMQLEADFNPRGNVHTVVRVSHGSRQPC; from the coding sequence TTGACCGCCACCGATCAACAGACCCTCACTCCGCTCTACGGCGAGCGGGCGATCGCGGAGGCGGAACTGATCTGCTTTGACAATCCCAGGCCCGGCCGCCCCTATGAGGTGTCGATCGAGTTGCCGGAGTTCACCTGCAAGTGTCCCTTCTCGGGCTATCCCGATTTCGCCGTGCTGCGCCTGATCTATCAGCCCGGTCCCCGGGTGGTGGAGCTGAAGGCGATCAAGCTGTATGTGAACAGCTACCGCGATCAGTCCATCTCCCATGAGGAGGTGACCAACCGCATCCTCGATGACCTGGTGGCGGCGACGGACCCGGTGTGGATGCAGCTGGAGGCGGATTTCAATCCCCGCGGCAATGTCCACACCGTGGTGCGGGTCAGCCACGGCAGCCGTCAGCCCTGCTGA
- a CDS encoding P-II family nitrogen regulator: protein MKKVEAVIRPFKLEDVKVALVEAGIIGMTVSEVRGFGRQKGQVERYRGSEFTVEFLQKLKIEVVVEDNRVEDVVSAIADAARTGEIGDGKIFISPVESVVRIRTGDRDSSAL from the coding sequence GTGAAAAAAGTCGAAGCGGTGATCCGACCCTTCAAGCTGGAAGACGTGAAAGTCGCCCTGGTGGAGGCCGGCATCATCGGCATGACCGTGAGCGAAGTGCGCGGCTTCGGGCGGCAGAAGGGCCAGGTGGAGCGCTACCGCGGGTCGGAATTCACCGTGGAGTTCCTGCAGAAACTGAAAATCGAAGTGGTGGTGGAAGACAACCGCGTCGAGGACGTGGTCAGCGCCATCGCTGATGCAGCCCGCACCGGCGAGATCGGCGACGGCAAGATCTTCATCAGCCCTGTGGAGTCGGTGGTGCGCATCCGCACAGGCGATCGCGACAGCTCCGCCCTCTGA
- a CDS encoding DUF563 domain-containing protein, which translates to MSDALRQDSELAAASWLRDPLEADHQDELVAWHGRFAETAHQRQPLSALFDQLQGLYPTDLLPPPQLLEFRDLLWLKGSGGLFDGRSGRVVQASCVSRFLRQRQLPFLRRHRIELSQPLGRFPRLEQVVWLPTAGSSLFGELFSEVLGFLWPFLLEPAESLLGWPVLLPGCDPQDAYSAVLHQLLREGHTFPLLEQHLPEALHLERVLIPEPGFRLHAACTPLFLQAATALADRLSQGAVAEPIERLYLARSDDDPLAPVLAENGWAVLELLAQPLPVQVAAIRAAETIAGFGGEALHALAWLGELPPDQGPQLLLLGTRPSLDLLLQFRAQGLIGCYVPCADDAGLEVIDELNACVG; encoded by the coding sequence ATGAGCGACGCCCTGCGCCAGGACTCCGAGCTGGCGGCCGCCTCCTGGCTGCGGGATCCGCTGGAGGCAGACCATCAGGATGAGTTGGTGGCCTGGCACGGCCGTTTTGCCGAAACCGCCCACCAGCGCCAGCCCCTCAGCGCCCTGTTCGATCAGCTGCAGGGTCTTTACCCCACGGATCTGCTGCCTCCACCGCAGCTGCTGGAGTTCCGTGACCTGCTCTGGCTCAAGGGCAGCGGCGGTCTGTTTGATGGCCGCAGCGGCCGCGTGGTCCAGGCCAGCTGCGTTAGCCGTTTCCTGCGCCAGCGTCAGTTGCCGTTTCTGCGTCGGCACCGCATCGAATTGAGCCAGCCCCTGGGCCGTTTCCCCCGTTTGGAGCAGGTGGTCTGGTTGCCCACGGCAGGCTCCTCACTGTTCGGGGAGTTGTTCAGCGAGGTGCTCGGGTTTCTCTGGCCGTTTCTGCTGGAGCCTGCCGAGTCGCTGCTGGGTTGGCCGGTGCTGCTGCCGGGTTGTGATCCGCAGGACGCCTACAGCGCTGTGCTGCATCAGCTGCTGCGGGAGGGCCACACCTTTCCTCTGCTGGAGCAGCACCTGCCGGAGGCCCTCCACCTCGAACGGGTGCTGATCCCAGAGCCCGGCTTCCGTCTGCATGCCGCTTGCACACCGTTGTTTCTGCAGGCTGCTACGGCCCTGGCTGATCGTCTGTCTCAGGGGGCTGTCGCTGAACCGATCGAGCGCTTGTACCTGGCCCGCAGTGATGACGACCCGTTGGCACCTGTCCTGGCCGAGAACGGCTGGGCGGTGCTGGAGCTGCTGGCCCAGCCGTTGCCCGTGCAGGTGGCGGCCATCCGAGCGGCTGAGACGATCGCCGGCTTCGGAGGAGAAGCGCTGCATGCCCTGGCCTGGCTGGGAGAGCTGCCGCCGGATCAAGGGCCGCAGCTGCTGTTGCTGGGGACACGCCCGTCGCTGGACCTGCTGCTGCAGTTCCGCGCCCAGGGGCTCATCGGTTGTTACGTGCCCTGCGCGGATGATGCAGGCCTCGAAGTGATCGACGAGCTCAACGCCTGCGTCGGGTAG
- a CDS encoding glycosyltransferase — protein sequence MAWFMIAGMAPHWAATIERLADLDRSHAFAELDMALKALPPEVPDAHRAVVAHWRGKVALLYNVIAEAIPPLALAVSLESERAANHYLLGAALVRQKQWLDARTCLERAVKLQPGLESARLELSTVLLATGESASALSVLQPLQHGSNPPLIAKRAQIQVQLAEYGSAAALVAALALQAPVRLPESLLREWLQIAGGLLLAEKFMAARAWLQALTTVIPDPAALANPIPRRIAWIALVGLELIEPPLTPLNFQFHANLPELQNLHWQQVSLTERSLWGSWLEPFLKQLASRLERQPYPDQQRCGQLLTEIISALLSLLPAQQRQSSLVKRLEQCRDGPRPFVDSDGGSDRAARARLQQASDALLNHLPLLVVHPAAELLAEAQQKRYQGLDQLWRDTQRLTAIADPLPLHQRPRRRWLLLASDDLPQCFLYRVEQKRQQLEALGCGVRIVLLDALEDQAWSEAMLWADALIVCRLPATAPVLGSIAAARQAGIPSWYDLDDLVVDPEHGIPPLASYGGTVSPLQHRLLQLDVPLFAAAMRACDGAIVSTASLADRWRQLNPGQPVLQLANLIPPDLQAAQRSPRRNPRTPRLVVASGTSAHKQIWIEELAPAVAELLRSHPQLQLDLLGELQLPLVLLPFAERIRCHPFSDYATYVQRVGEADIGLAALEPGLHTDAKSAIRWMEFSLCGLASVLSPTATYTELLEDGIHARFARGTDQWVEEVEQLLADPSGRRAMAKRAQQHAQELFGSHQAARFWGPLIEPTDTPHPSPQRNKLLVLNVFFAPQSIGGATRVAQDQVKALAEQLGDQWEITVLCSEDEPWQLPESPHDPEAWLQPGPIPLQIHSWNGVRVVRLALPERPWSEHYDPRVEQLCRWWFAQEGFDLVHAHAIQVLGVGPLRVAAELGVPYAVTLHDGWWLSPRQFLLTPMGRQVDVRDPIGHHDVPERISPEQLEGERQRRLDLEQLLRGAAARIAVSDSFAELHRQAGIEAVTVMENRWQPMPPGSPRQRRPIDQPLRCCYVGGLCLHKGYHVLQAALLQAQPAAPGLELTVLDGSLENDQGYRLQWGSTPVEVRPGLPMQAMADFYGKHDVLIAPSIWPESYGLVSREALSAGLWVVASDAGAMAEPIRHGQNGHRVAAGDAQALAAVLEQLAADHPTPQPLIAFSGERPPLHQELDQLYRSLLNA from the coding sequence ATGGCCTGGTTCATGATTGCTGGGATGGCCCCCCATTGGGCGGCCACGATCGAACGGCTGGCGGATCTGGACCGCAGCCATGCCTTTGCAGAGCTGGACATGGCGCTCAAGGCTCTCCCCCCTGAAGTACCAGATGCGCATCGGGCTGTGGTCGCCCACTGGCGCGGCAAGGTTGCGCTCCTATATAACGTAATCGCTGAAGCGATCCCGCCGCTGGCGCTTGCTGTCTCCTTGGAGTCGGAGCGTGCTGCCAACCATTACCTGCTCGGCGCGGCACTGGTGCGCCAGAAGCAGTGGCTCGATGCCCGAACCTGCCTCGAGCGAGCTGTGAAGTTGCAACCGGGCCTCGAATCAGCGCGGCTTGAGTTGTCGACGGTGTTGCTGGCCACCGGCGAATCGGCCTCAGCGTTGTCGGTGTTGCAGCCACTGCAGCATGGCTCAAATCCCCCTCTGATTGCCAAGCGTGCACAGATTCAAGTTCAGCTCGCTGAATACGGTTCAGCTGCAGCCCTAGTTGCAGCCCTCGCCCTTCAGGCGCCAGTTCGCCTTCCCGAATCGCTGTTACGGGAGTGGCTGCAGATCGCTGGCGGCTTGCTGCTGGCCGAGAAGTTCATGGCAGCCCGTGCTTGGTTGCAGGCTCTCACCACCGTCATCCCGGATCCTGCGGCTCTGGCCAATCCGATCCCTCGCCGCATCGCCTGGATTGCCCTGGTGGGGCTGGAGTTGATCGAGCCACCCCTCACTCCTCTCAATTTCCAATTTCACGCCAATCTGCCGGAGCTCCAGAATCTGCACTGGCAGCAGGTTTCCCTCACCGAGCGCAGTCTCTGGGGCAGCTGGTTGGAGCCGTTCCTAAAGCAGCTCGCATCCCGCCTTGAGCGTCAGCCCTATCCCGATCAGCAACGTTGCGGTCAGCTGTTAACAGAGATCATTTCCGCCCTGCTGTCGTTGTTGCCCGCTCAGCAGCGCCAGTCGTCCCTCGTCAAGCGATTGGAGCAGTGTCGGGATGGCCCCCGGCCCTTCGTTGACAGTGACGGTGGTAGCGACCGTGCTGCGAGGGCGCGCCTGCAGCAAGCCAGCGATGCCCTGCTGAACCACCTGCCGCTGTTGGTGGTCCATCCTGCTGCCGAGTTGCTGGCCGAAGCCCAGCAAAAGCGATATCAGGGTCTCGATCAGTTATGGCGGGACACCCAGCGGCTCACGGCGATCGCTGATCCTTTGCCGCTGCATCAGCGGCCCCGGCGCCGGTGGCTGCTGCTGGCGAGCGACGACCTGCCTCAGTGTTTCCTCTACCGGGTGGAGCAGAAGCGTCAGCAGCTGGAAGCTCTCGGCTGTGGTGTCCGCATCGTCCTGCTGGATGCTCTAGAGGATCAGGCCTGGAGCGAGGCGATGCTCTGGGCTGATGCCCTGATCGTCTGCCGCCTCCCCGCCACCGCACCGGTGCTCGGGTCCATCGCGGCGGCACGTCAGGCCGGCATCCCGAGCTGGTACGACCTCGACGATCTGGTCGTTGATCCCGAGCACGGCATCCCTCCTCTGGCCAGCTACGGCGGCACGGTCTCGCCACTGCAGCACCGCCTGTTGCAGTTGGATGTGCCTCTGTTCGCGGCAGCGATGCGCGCTTGCGATGGGGCGATCGTCAGCACGGCATCGCTGGCGGATCGCTGGCGGCAGTTGAACCCCGGGCAGCCGGTGCTGCAGCTCGCCAATCTGATCCCTCCAGATCTTCAAGCCGCCCAGCGCTCCCCCCGCCGCAACCCCCGCACTCCCCGCCTGGTGGTGGCCAGCGGCACCAGCGCCCACAAGCAGATCTGGATTGAGGAGTTGGCCCCTGCTGTGGCGGAGTTGTTGCGTTCCCACCCCCAGCTGCAGCTGGATCTGCTCGGGGAGCTGCAGTTGCCGCTCGTGTTGCTGCCCTTCGCTGAGCGCATTCGCTGCCATCCCTTCAGCGACTACGCCACCTATGTGCAGCGGGTGGGGGAGGCCGACATCGGCCTGGCTGCCCTGGAGCCTGGTCTGCACACCGATGCCAAGAGCGCCATTCGCTGGATGGAGTTCAGCCTCTGTGGTCTGGCCAGTGTGCTCAGCCCCACCGCGACTTATACCGAGCTGCTGGAGGACGGTATCCATGCCCGTTTTGCCCGAGGGACAGACCAGTGGGTGGAGGAGGTTGAGCAGCTGTTGGCCGATCCATCTGGCCGCCGCGCCATGGCCAAGCGGGCTCAGCAGCACGCGCAAGAGCTGTTCGGTTCCCATCAGGCGGCGCGCTTCTGGGGGCCTCTGATCGAGCCGACTGATACCCCCCACCCATCACCACAGCGCAACAAGCTGCTGGTGCTCAACGTCTTTTTTGCTCCCCAGTCCATCGGTGGTGCCACCCGAGTGGCGCAGGATCAGGTGAAGGCCCTGGCCGAACAACTGGGCGATCAGTGGGAGATCACCGTGCTCTGCTCGGAAGATGAGCCCTGGCAGTTGCCGGAATCTCCTCACGATCCAGAGGCTTGGTTGCAGCCGGGGCCGATCCCCTTGCAGATCCACAGTTGGAACGGCGTGCGTGTGGTGCGCTTGGCACTGCCGGAACGCCCCTGGAGCGAGCACTACGACCCACGCGTCGAGCAGCTCTGCCGCTGGTGGTTCGCCCAAGAGGGCTTTGATCTGGTCCACGCCCATGCCATCCAGGTGCTGGGTGTGGGCCCCTTGCGCGTCGCCGCTGAGCTGGGTGTCCCCTACGCCGTCACTCTCCACGACGGCTGGTGGCTCTCCCCCCGCCAGTTTCTGCTCACGCCCATGGGCCGGCAGGTGGATGTGCGCGATCCGATCGGTCATCACGATGTGCCTGAGCGCATTTCACCGGAACAGCTGGAGGGCGAACGCCAGCGCCGCCTGGATCTGGAGCAGCTGTTGCGGGGGGCTGCGGCACGGATTGCCGTGTCGGACTCTTTCGCGGAGCTGCATCGTCAGGCCGGCATCGAAGCGGTCACGGTGATGGAGAACCGCTGGCAGCCGATGCCTCCTGGTAGCCCTCGCCAGCGCCGTCCTATTGATCAGCCGCTGCGCTGCTGCTACGTGGGAGGCCTCTGTCTGCACAAGGGCTATCACGTTCTTCAGGCAGCACTGCTGCAGGCTCAACCGGCCGCACCCGGCCTGGAACTCACCGTGCTCGACGGCAGCCTGGAGAACGATCAGGGCTACCGCTTGCAGTGGGGCTCAACGCCGGTGGAGGTGCGGCCAGGCCTGCCGATGCAGGCGATGGCGGATTTCTACGGCAAGCACGATGTGCTGATCGCCCCCTCGATCTGGCCGGAAAGCTATGGCCTGGTGTCGCGAGAAGCTTTGTCTGCGGGCCTCTGGGTGGTGGCCAGCGACGCTGGCGCCATGGCCGAACCGATCCGGCACGGGCAGAACGGCCATCGGGTTGCAGCTGGCGATGCCCAGGCTCTGGCCGCTGTGCTGGAGCAGTTGGCGGCCGATCACCCCACGCCCCAGCCCCTGATCGCCTTCAGCGGCGAGCGGCCACCGCTGCACCAGGAATTGGATCAGCTGTACAGGAGTCTGCTGAACGCATGA